A segment of the Candidatus Jettenia caeni genome:
TCCGGCTGTGTTATCTATCCTGAATTAGTAGAAAAAGGGATGTATGCTCCGAAATCAGAACGGTGTGGAGATTGTCATAAAGATATTTATAACGAATGGAAGAATTCTCCTCATGCCCGCAGTTTTACAAATGCCGAATTTAAGGAAGAGACGAACACCTATCAGTTTACTTTTTGTTTAGGATGCCATGTCCCGGAAACTATTTTTACGGATAAAAAAATTGAACCACGCAGCGAGAATCTGGCAGAAGGTGTGCATTGTAACAGTTGCCATTTGAATGATTGCAAATTAAGTGGCCCTACGCCTGCACATGGACCGCATCCCATACATGAGAAGAATCAATTCTTTAGAACAAGTGAGATGTGCGGGAAATGTCATATAGGCACATTTCTGGCATGGCAGAAATCAGATACAATTGAAGAGAAAAAGACATGCCAGGATTGTCATATGCCCTCCATAAAACGGAAACTCATTCAGGATGATCCCTGGCAAAAGATATATCCGAAGAGAGAAGGAAAGCAACATCTGTTTTCATCACAAACCTTGTTCGATACACATAACACGTTATTAACCATGTCATTTATAAAGGTCATTCAATGCAATGGCAGGATTGAGGGTATCCTGGAATTAGAAAATACGGGTACCCCCCATGGCATACCTACAGGAGATTATGGATACAGAGAGGTTGTTCTAACAATAGAATTACAGGATGAAGCAGGCCGGGTCGAAGATTTAAAAAAGGAAAGTTTCTTTGTCGAAATGAAAACAGCTCTCCAATACAGGGAAAAAAGATGCATCCCGTTTTATTTTCATTACGATGGCGATTCGTATGCAATTAAGGCCACGATACATCGAATATCCTTTCATAAGGATACGGATATTCTCCTGGCAGAGGTAAAATATACATCGTAACATCAGGTATGTTTAAAGAGGTAAAAGAATTAAATAAAAGAACTGCTGTCAGGCTTGCAATAGCTTCCCTTATAGCGATAGGGATACTTGGTATTACTTTGTTTATCACAGGAGCACAACCGAAGCGCTCACACTATTGTGCTAAATGCCATAATCATGTCTCGTTCAATAATGCGTGTAAAAAATCGTTACCGAAAGATATTGCCTGTATTGAATGCCATACCCATGAGAATAAAATTACGGCTGTACTAGCTCTGGAGATAAGAGATGAACATTGTACTGCAGAGCAGTGTCATCCCTTAAGCAAATTATCAGCACAATCAACCCAATACAAAAAACTGAAACCGTTTCAACATAAAACACATCTTATAAAAGAAAGCAACGAAAACACCGGAAGTCTCAAACTAAGATGCACCTCATGCCATGCCGCTATGAGTGAAGAAAAACATTTTGAAATAGATACCAGTACGTGTAATATATGCCATTTTATTTCGCAATTTGCCACAGCACAATCCCGCTTTCTCACTTCTCCCTCATCTCAAGGAGAAAATGCATCAAAATCGTATACGATGATAAATACCCGGCAACTCGTTCATACAGAGGAGGAGAAAAGATCTGTTTCCGAATGTACCTTATGCCACGATCATATAGAAAAAACTAAAGAGATATATGGAAAGATTTTTGAACATGAGGTGTATGAGAAAAACGAAAAAGTATCCTGCTCTGATTGCCATTTTAAAATCATACAAGGAGATGGAATCGTAGATAAAAACAACTGTTACCGGTGCCATGTAAAGATTTCTGATGCTTTGAATACTGTTTCAGAACTGCACGATATCCATATTGACCAGCATAAGACCGCTTGCACTTCATGTCATACTCCTATTACACACGGATGGCCTAAAACAAGGAATAAGGTTTATGGGGATAATAACCTGAAATCCATCGATTCAAACTATACGATACAGAATTTGATCATGACCGGCCTGGGTGGCATGGGTATTAAAGGTGAACCTGATCCTATGTATCTTGCAACATTGAATTGTTCTGCATGCCATAAGGATGAAGAGTTCTATACAAATGTAGCATCAGAGATATGCAACAATTGCCATGACAAAGGATTTGATACAATAGTATCTGAACAAATGCAATTTGTAAAATTAAGGATACACGTGTTGAGAGCTTTATTGATACAGGTAAAGAGACATCATACTATTGATACAGATGCTATTGTGCGGCAAATTATACTCCGATTACACCCATTACTTTCTTCTCTTATGTATCCTTACAAAGCAGAAAAGAATCTTTTCCCTTTTGATACCATAGTCCATGAGGCAGAAATAAATTATAATCTCATAAAAGAGGATGGCAGTTTCGGTGTCCATAACATTAAGCATGTAAAAGATCTTTTAGACTATAGCATTGCAAATTTAAAACAAATCGTAAAATAAACCCTATGATTAAACCTCTTTTTTTCCTTATTTTTTCTCTTGGCATTATTTCATTACAACAATCAGTTCAAGGGAATAATACTCTTTTACGAAAGCCATACAGGGCAGTAAATTCCATACTATCTCATACGGGAATGGAAATGCGCATTTCTCCTTCTTCAGGAGTGTCTGAAGAGCAATTAGCAAAATCCCAAAATAAATCTCCCTTCCCTACAACTTCTTGTACTGACAGATGCCATGTAAATTATCTGGCATATCGTACTATGTATCAGAAGAAGACTTTCAAACATAAAACACATTCTCCCGATAAAGGTTTGGAATGCCATCAGTGCCACAATAACGATCCGGTTAATAAAAGCACACACGGCAATTTAGTTATACAAAATGAGGATTGTTGGATATGCCATCATAAAAGATCAGGTAAAAAATCCACAGACCCTTTATCCTCGCAAGAGAACGGAAATCTCTTTACCTCCATAGTCCCCCTTAATCCCCCTTTAGAAAAGGGGGACAAGAATTCTCCTTTTATAAAGAAAGATTGGAGAGATTATGGATTTACAGGGAAGAAAAGATCAACAGATAATGGGGATTGCTTGAAGTGCCACGCAGAGGTAGAGCAATATATCAACGGGAGTATTCAAAATATAGGCACAGAAGTACCTGATTGGATGTCTAACTGGGTCTCCTGTACTGATTGTCATAGATTGGAATCGAATGAAAATTCGTTTAAATCTGTGCGAACATATTGCATAGAATGCCACAATCCAGATTACGGGCTGTTATACGATGCGTGGAAGGAGGTTATTGACAGTAAAACTAAACACTTTTACCAAAATAACGCGCATACTTCAAGCATACAATACCGTCTGAGGTTGGTTCAATCTTATGGCATGCACAACTTTCGCCTGTCTCAAATGATCTTAAAATCAATTGAGCCGTTGGCAAATAAGGAGAAACGTAGATCATGATTGAAGAATCTGTGTACCTGTATGCTGATACATTAAAGCTGGAAGGGATATTAACCTATGATGAGGATGCACTTCCATCATCAGCAATCTTATTATGTGCACCCCATCCTAATTTGGGTGGCGATATGGATAATAATGTTATTACAAGCATTGCACGAGTATCGGCTGATATGGGATTTTTATCTCTTCGATTCAACTACCGTGGTGTGGGAAATAGTGAAAGTCACGAGAAGGACATCGTTCAAAAATTTCATTACTGGGAAGAGTCTTTACATGGAAGGAATTTAATGGATGCCGTCACTGACACACAAGCCGCTCTCGACTTCTTGCTTTCACAAATTGCCGTACACGATAGAATATTTGTTGCCGGATATTCATTTGGCGCCCTCGTTGGTATGAAAATGGGCACAGAGAGCAGCAGAGTATTGGCTTTTGCTTCTATCTCCACTCCTTTTGGCCGGTACAATCTTGATTTTTTATCCCATTGTAACAAGGAAAAATTATTTATTTATAGTCAAAACGATTTTGCAACCACGGCAGAGGAGACCGTAAACGGTTTTACAAAAATATCATCGCCCAAAATTTTAGAATTAATAGAGAATAGCGATCATTTCTACAGGAATCAGGAGGATAAGGTTTCACAAAAAGTTTGTTCCTTTTTTAGCCATATCAAGGTTCATGAAAGAAAATAGAAAATAAGGCCACTTTATAAAATCGTAACACTTTTTTCAAAAAACTAAATTGTTACTAAAAATCAAATTGAAAAGAAATAAAATCATGGTATAATTTTACTTTCTCAGGGCCCATAGCTCAGCCGGTTAGAGCAGCGGACTCATAATCCGCGTGTCCAAGGTTCGAATCCTTGTGGGCCCACTTACCTATAAAATCGCATATCCCAGATGGCAAACTCTCAATTAACCAGGGCAAATACAGGATTCGCCCCTACCTCGGTTTTGTATCATATTTTGAATAGAGTGAGTATAGATATTAAATAAAAATCCCCCTATATCTCTTTCTGGAAAATATAGGGGGATTATATACTTTTCGAATTTCACTACCCAATAGTGAATAAAACTTTGTTTTAATTCCTGTTACCGATCAGAAAACAGAGAACAAAATTAAGTTTTTAGAATAGGTATTCGATGCCAATACCATAAATATTCTCTGATGAATCATGGACACCAATAGCATCAGGATCGGAGTAATGGTTAAAGCGGTATTCAGGCCTAAATAAGAGATTCTCTCTCATCTTAATATTACAGGTAAGGGTAACTTCCCATATTGTTTGATCAAAAAATCTTACCCCATCGGTATCATCAAAATACTCGTATCGTACAACTCCCTGAATCCAATTGGTAAAATCATACAAAGCATAACCCGCAACACCCCACCAGTGGCCCGTATTCCCTAAAGCCAGGCCATTTCCGATATCCATTGCAGCATCCTGCGCTTGACCCCAATCGCCATTAAGGATAAATGATAACTTTTCAGTTAGTTGATACGTAGCTACAACATCAAACAAGTGGGTCAAACCCCCATTCGTGCTCCTTCGCTGAACATTAACTGGAATTGGGCCCTTTGGATTATCCCATCCCTCAGCTCCGTGGATTCCTCCCAGGGAAACAAAGGCTTTTTCTGTTGGTTTGTAGGTAAGATACCATCCAAATGACTTTGATGAGTTGTTATCAACAAAGGAATCCCATCCATTGACCCCATAGAGACTCAAACTTACCTTATCGGTAAAATCATAACTAGCGCTTATACCTGTGTGGGTAAAAGGAATAGCATTATTGTAAAGAATTCCATGCTGATAATTGGGGTTATTTATATTTTCTACCAATTCTGCCCCAATCCAGGTATAGAACTTACCAAACCGAAAGGTAATACCACTACCAATTGGCGCCTTCCAGGAAACGTTTGCTGTTGCAACGGTAAAAATATCATCACGGTCTGGATCACTTGTGCCAGGTTCACCCAGAAAGGTAATTCTCTTTGCTTTCTCGCCAAAATACGTATGTAATTGCCAACCTATCGGACTCTCATCAGTAACCGCCTTATCCACAAAGAGTGCAAAGCTCTCAAAGGTAAGTGAGTGATTTTCATTTTCACCAATAAAATTTAGCGGGCTGAGGTTGTTTTGTCCTGAAGGAGCCTCATCGTTATAAAAATAATTTGTATCAACAAAACCACTTACTTTCATATCTTTTAGTAAATTTACAAGTCCACTCTCTTCTGCTGGCATGACCGGCGCTGCTTCTTCTGGTACCACGTCTAAAACTTGTGCAAAAATCGGCGTAGTAAAACCCGCCATTGCACTACATAATATCCCTGCCAACCCCCACTTATATAAATTCTTCATCAGAACTTCTCTCCTTTCCTTCAATAAAAGGGCTTAACATGTAAATCCATACGCCTCAAGGCAATGAGCAAACATACCTATGGTATTTTATATATAGCTCTCCCTCCTTTCCTGACCGTAATTTATTTTATCAAAATAATTAAGAGAGTTACTCCTTTTACTAAAACGAAATTAAGCAAAACAAATACCTTTACAAATATTTCAGAATAAATAAATATTTCAGTATCTATAAATTACAAGCTCACATAAATAGGCTTGCTTAAGTCTGTAAAAATCAACAACTTACTACATACAAGACTTAAAGCAAAGGGAAAAGATACAGATCTTGCGTTTTGATCAAGAGAAATATAGAACTTATGGCATTTCTTTTATCCATTTGAATTTAGCCATAAATGTGGATGATATGGTGCAATGGCTAGCTTAACAAGCTTTTTAATTGCTGCATTTTATATTTACAAAGGCTTTTGTCAATAAAAATCTTACATAATTTAATAAAATATTAATAATCTTAGATCATTTTTCTTGACCTCTATCATTTTATGGTTATAATTTCACACTTCACTATTATTCTGTAATAGATATATATAGGGTTATGAATCGTATACTTTACATTTTACTACGTGTTAAGCAGCCATTTATATAAAAGGCAATTCGAATTTAATTTTAAGGCAATAATATCTTAAGAATATTATTAAGGAGAAAAAACAATGGCGTTGGACCCCACCAAGCACGCGGATTGGGAAATAGCAGAAGAAGCTGAAACCCGAATGAAAACGGTATATCAGTTGGCCGAAGAGTTAGGTCTGGAAAAAGAAGAACTGCTTCCTCACGGGCATTACGTGGCAAAGGTTGATTTTAATAAGGTATTGAAACGGGTTGAGAAAAAGCCCGATGGAAAATTCATTGATGTAACAGCCATAACACCAACACCTCTGGGCGAAGGAAAATCGACCACTACTATGGGATTAGTGCAGGGATTAGGGAAAAGAGATAAAAGGGTTATCGGCGCCATTCGGCAGCCATCAGGAGGGCCGACCATGAATATCAAAGGGTCTGCTGCTGGTGGCGGGCTCTCCCAATGCATTCCGTTAACACCTTTTTCACTTGGGTTGACAGGCGATATAAACGCCATTATGAACGCTCACAATTTGGCTATGGTGGCCCTTACATCCAGAGTGCAACATGAATTCAATTACAACGACGAAGAGCTTGCAAAAAGGAATTTAAAACGTCTTAATATCGATACCGACAGAATAGAACTTAAATGGATTATAGACTTTTGCGCCCAGGCACTGAGAA
Coding sequences within it:
- a CDS encoding putative heme protein gives rise to the protein MFCKPVKLLPKLLPVFFSAVGLLSSGCVIYPELVEKGMYAPKSERCGDCHKDIYNEWKNSPHARSFTNAEFKEETNTYQFTFCLGCHVPETIFTDKKIEPRSENLAEGVHCNSCHLNDCKLSGPTPAHGPHPIHEKNQFFRTSEMCGKCHIGTFLAWQKSDTIEEKKTCQDCHMPSIKRKLIQDDPWQKIYPKREGKQHLFSSQTLFDTHNTLLTMSFIKVIQCNGRIEGILELENTGTPHGIPTGDYGYREVVLTIELQDEAGRVEDLKKESFFVEMKTALQYREKRCIPFYFHYDGDSYAIKATIHRISFHKDTDILLAEVKYTS
- a CDS encoding putative heme protein, translating into MFKEVKELNKRTAVRLAIASLIAIGILGITLFITGAQPKRSHYCAKCHNHVSFNNACKKSLPKDIACIECHTHENKITAVLALEIRDEHCTAEQCHPLSKLSAQSTQYKKLKPFQHKTHLIKESNENTGSLKLRCTSCHAAMSEEKHFEIDTSTCNICHFISQFATAQSRFLTSPSSQGENASKSYTMINTRQLVHTEEEKRSVSECTLCHDHIEKTKEIYGKIFEHEVYEKNEKVSCSDCHFKIIQGDGIVDKNNCYRCHVKISDALNTVSELHDIHIDQHKTACTSCHTPITHGWPKTRNKVYGDNNLKSIDSNYTIQNLIMTGLGGMGIKGEPDPMYLATLNCSACHKDEEFYTNVASEICNNCHDKGFDTIVSEQMQFVKLRIHVLRALLIQVKRHHTIDTDAIVRQIILRLHPLLSSLMYPYKAEKNLFPFDTIVHEAEINYNLIKEDGSFGVHNIKHVKDLLDYSIANLKQIVK
- a CDS encoding putative heme protein produces the protein MIKPLFFLIFSLGIISLQQSVQGNNTLLRKPYRAVNSILSHTGMEMRISPSSGVSEEQLAKSQNKSPFPTTSCTDRCHVNYLAYRTMYQKKTFKHKTHSPDKGLECHQCHNNDPVNKSTHGNLVIQNEDCWICHHKRSGKKSTDPLSSQENGNLFTSIVPLNPPLEKGDKNSPFIKKDWRDYGFTGKKRSTDNGDCLKCHAEVEQYINGSIQNIGTEVPDWMSNWVSCTDCHRLESNENSFKSVRTYCIECHNPDYGLLYDAWKEVIDSKTKHFYQNNAHTSSIQYRLRLVQSYGMHNFRLSQMILKSIEPLANKEKRRS